Proteins from a single region of Megachile rotundata isolate GNS110a chromosome 7, iyMegRotu1, whole genome shotgun sequence:
- the LOC100878504 gene encoding sentrin-specific protease 1, which yields MLIFDFLKKFFGWVDETPRKRRAVSFSLEKEFVTSKKQCCNHEVIDLEDEPAEIKNDSDDDDDVQIIIKHKPIPANPFSRANGKCNREKSFSCCKSSFVSSAKREPCYDKLNMGYFDNTSERVQNINKHHQCLTLNKTHRLREKNQYEELLQNFLPHRIHVMCDKREENGQTQEPPEVIDLEKFSFSTPSSKTQPISRKYDSSGSCWNVSSKERKQRNKEIVITLDNDKPDEVAFVHSNHDKKPSSSKSSCTEKSPHNKSMECVAKNTLRDHLSAKAVMREDFVPQITKRYNERIEQRYKEAEELKKMTCMLSKHNRLAREAALEEHLARSMRLCEAVLDESEKLEEAELPTLTEKMLQEVRNALIPRPPDEILVENFGLRITRKDIHTLADLNWLNDEVINFYMNLLIARSANDKYPKVHAMNTFFYPKLINGGYASLKRWTKKVDIFAQDLVVVPIHLGIHWCMSIIDFRDKTINYYDSMGGSNPKCLSALRQYLENESLDKKKKTYDTSNWKLESVKNIPLQMNGSDCGVFSCMFAEYICANKKITFTQQDMPYFRNKMVYEILKSKLL from the coding sequence atgttgatatttgattttttaaaaaaattttttggaTGGGTAGACGAAACACCTAGGAAACGTAGAGCTGTTTCGTTTAGCTTAGAGAAAGAATTTGTAACTTCAAAAAAGCAGTGTTGCAATCACGAAGTTATTGACCTGGAAGATGAACctgctgaaattaaaaatgacagtGATGACGATGATGACGTTCAAATTATAATCAAACATAAACCTATTCCAGCTAATCCATTCAGTAGGGCGAATGGTAAATGCAATAGAGAAAAGTCATTTAGCTGTTGTAAGTCATCATTTGTTTCATCAGCAAAACGCGAGCCGTGTTACGATAAATTAAATATGGGTTACTTTGATAATACAAGTGAAAGGGTACAAAACATTAACAAGCACCACCAATGTTTAACATTGAATAAAACCCATCGTCTGAGAGAAAAAAATCAGTATGAAGaactattacaaaattttctacCACATAGAATACACGTTATGTGCGATAAACGTGAAGAAAATGGACAGACACAAGAACCTCCAGAAGTAATAGATTTAGAGAAATTTAGTTTTTCAACTCCTTCTTCTAAAACACAACCAATTTCTAGGAAATATGACAGTTCCGGATCATGTTGGAATGTTTCAAGTAAAGAGAGAAAGCAAAGGAACAAAGAAATAGTTATTACTTTAGACAATGATAAACCGGACGAAGTAGCATTTGTCCATTCCAATCATGATAAAAAACCCTCTTCTAGTAAAAGTAGTTGCACTGAAAAGTCCCCACACAATAAAAGTATGGAATGTGTAGCAAAAAATACATTAAGAGATCATTTATCAGCCAAAGCTGTAATGAGGGAGGATTTTGTTCCTCAAATAACAAAACGATACAATGAGCGTATAGAGCAACGCTATAAGGAAgcagaagaattaaaaaaaatgacatgTATGTTATCTAAACATAATCGTTTAGCAAGAGAAGCTGCTTTAGAAGAGCATTTAGCTAGATCCATGAGATTATGTGAAGCTGTTTTGGATGAAAGCGAAAAGCTAGAAGAAGCAGAATTACCTACTTTAACAGAGAAAATGCTACAAGAAGTAAGAAATGCTCTTATTCCTCGACCACCTGATGAAATTCTTGTAGAAAACTTTGGTTTAAGAATTACGAGAAAAGATATTCACACATTAGCTGATTTGAACTGGTTAAACGATGAagtcattaatttttatatgaatttattaatagcTAGAAGTGCAAATGACAAATACCCAAAGGTACATGCTATGAATACTTTCTTTTATCCAAAACTAATCAATGGTGGATATGCATCCTTAAAACGTTGGACAAAAAAAGTTGATATTTTTGCACAGGATCTTGTAGTTGTTCCTATACATTTAGGTATTCATTGGTGTATGTCGATAATTGACTTTAGAGATAAAACTATTAATTATTACGATAGTATGGGTGGTAGCAATCCAAAATGTTTATCCGCCTTACGAcaatatttggaaaatgaaagcttggataaaaagaaaaaaacataTGATACCagtaattggaaattggaatctgTTAAAAATATTCCATTACAAATGAATGGAAGTGATTGTGGAGTATTTTCTTGTATGTTTGCCGAATATATTTGTGCAAATAAAAAGATCACATTTACACAACAAGATATGCCATATTTTCGGAATAAAAtggtttatgaaatattaaaatccaagcttttataa
- the Sf3a1 gene encoding splicing factor 3A subunit 1 yields the protein MPAQEVAVLQPPATETEENNAPSSQPIVGIIYPPPEVRNIVDKTASFVARNGPEFESRIRQNELGNPKFNFLNFGDPYHAYYQHKVKEFKEGKGQEPSIGSGPGKAVNLAAHQKQQEILKQVEQPFVPKDPPAEFEFIADPPSISALDLDIVKLTAQFVARNGRQFLTNLMNREQRNFQFDFLRPQHSLFQYFTKLLEQYTKVLIPPKDLLPRLRDEAFNMDKILEQVKYRAEWLKYQEAQRRKEEEELERERVAYAQIDWHDFVVVETVDYQQFEVGNFPAPTTPDEVGARVLMQERIEEGEDVEMQIDSEGEDEMQNRTEGEKDRAKDNNQVQDMEEDSSDEDDVSPPGDTHKVKESKPRDSNNMQPPPLPPTPGNVVVKKGYDPKQHGSKVARPAAPDEYLISPITGERIPASKVQEHMRIGLLDPRWVEQRDKHLDKLAQETVFAPGTAIEASLKQLAERRTDIFGVGDEETAIGKKIGEEDKKKDDKVTWDGHTSSVEAATRAARANITLEEQIHQIHKVKGLLPDEEKEKIGPKPANRAAELSHMAAAASKPQATLKAPPKPPAPKPVPVPTQPPPPPTMSMPTMGIPQPMMPQAPMMMMAPMPPIRPPPLMTPAMSPFMPTPPPMQPPMTSAMGLKHPNEPMEEEPQTKKLRTEDSLIPEQQFLARNKGPVQLSIAVPMMTEKAEWKLNGQTLNITLQVSDTVSTMKALIHEQTGMPPGKQKLQYEGMFFKDNNTLAYYNLTSGNVINLFPKERGGRKK from the exons ATGCCTGCACAAGAAGTTGCGGTTTTACAACCGCCAGCAACTGAAACAGAAGAAAATAATGCACCTTCTTCTCAGCCGATTGTGGGCATTATTTATCCTCCACCGGAGGTTAGAA atatcGTTGACAAGACGGCCAGTTTTGTGGCTAGAAATGGACCAGAATTTGAATCAAGGATTAGACAAAATGAACTGGGAAatccaaaatttaatttcttgaattttggtGATCCATACCATGCATATTACCAACATAAAGTAAAAGAATTTAAGGAAGGGAAAGGTCAAGAACCATCAATAGGATCTGGACCTGGAAAGGCAGTGAATCTTGCAGCTCATCAGAAACAGcaagaaattttaaaacaagtGGAGCAACCATTTGTTCCTAAAGATCCACCTGCAGAATTTGAGTTCATTGCTGATCCCCCTTCTATTTCAGCTTTGGATTT GGATATTGTTAAGTTAACAGCTCAGTTTGTAGCTCGTAATGGTCGTCAGTTTTTAACTAATTTGATGAATAGGGAAcagagaaattttcaatttgatttcTTACGACCTCAACATTCATTGTTTCAGTACTTCACAAAACTTTTAGAGCAATATACTAAG GTATTAATTCCTCCCAAAGATTTATTACCACGTCTTCGTGATGAAGCATTTAATATGGACAAAATTTTAGAACAAGTTAAGTACCGTGCAGAGTGGTTAAAATACCAAGAAGCTCAAAGgcggaaagaagaagaagagctgGAACGTGAAAGAGTTGCTTATGCACAAATTGATTGGCATGATTTTGTTGTAGTTGAAACTGTTGATTATCAGCAATTTGAAGTTGGTAATTTCCCAGCACCAACAACACCAGATGAAGTTGGTGCTCGAGTACTAATGCAG GAAAGAATAGAAGAAGGCGAAGATGTTGAAATGCAAATTGATAGTGAAGGAGAAGATGAAATGCAAAATCGAACAGAAGGTGAAAAAGATCGTGCAAAGGATAATAATCAA gTGCAAGATATGGAGGAAGACTCGAGCGATGAAGATGATGTATCACCGCCAGGTGATACTCATAAGGTCAAAGAATCGAAACCACGCGATAGCAATAATATGCAGCCACCACCGTTACCTCCTACACCAGGAAATGTTGTTGTAAAGAAAGGATATGATCCTAAACAACATG GGAGCAAAGTTGCACGTCCTGCTGCGCCTGATGAGTATTTGATATCTCCAATTACGGGAGAACGTATACCGGCAAGTAAAGTTCAAGAGCATATGCGAATTGGATTATTGGATCCACGATGGGTTGAACAGAGAGACAAACATCTCGACAAATTGGCTCAAGAAACAGTATTTGCACCTGGTACAGCTATTGAAGCCAGTTTGAAGCAACTTGCCGAAAGGCGTACGGATATTTTCGGTGTCGGTGATGAGGAAACTGCCATCGGTAAAAAGATCGGGGAAGAAGACAAAAAGAAGGATGATAAAGTCACGTGGGACGGTCACACGTCGAGTGTGGAAGCAGCAACCAGGGCTGCAAGAGCAAATATTACTCTGGAAGAACAAATTCATCAAATACATAAAGTCAAGGGACTTCTTCCGGatgaagagaaagaaaagatcGGACCAAAACCCGCTAATCGTGCAGCTGAACTGTCGCATATGGCTGCAGCAGCTTCGAAACCTCAAGCTACGTTGAAAGCACCACCTAAACCACCAGCTCCAAAGCCTGTACCGGTCCCAACGCAACCACCACCACCTCCAACCATGAGTATGCCTACTATGGGTATTCCACAACCGATGATGCCACAAGCACCGATGATGATGATGGCACCTATGCCTCCAATTCGGCCACCGCCTCTTATga CACCAGCAATGTCGCCATTTATGCCAACACCACCTCCCATGCAACCACCAATGACGTCCGCT ATGGGATTGAAGCATCCTAATGAACCAATGGAAGAAGAACCTCAGACTAAGAAATTGAGAACGGAAGATTCATTAATACCCGAACAACAATTCTTGGCTAGGAACAAG ggTCCTGTTCAGTTGAGTATAGCTGTGCCAATGATGACAGAGAAAGCAGAATGGAAATTGAATGGCCAGACATTGAATATTACTTTACAAGTAAGCGATACTGTATCCACAATGAAAGCCCTAATTCATGAACAAACTGGTATGCCACCTGGCAAACAGAAGTTGCAGTACGag GGAATGTTCTTCAAAGATAATAACACTCTCGCATACTACAATTTAACATCTGGTAACGTAATCAATCTATTTCCAAAGGAAAGAGGTGGTAGGAAAAAATAA
- the Tango4 gene encoding transport and golgi organization 4, with protein sequence MDVQKHSVHTLVFRSLKRTHDMFLLNQGTLPPVDLNLQKMKKTIKAKDSYGPVLERVKNNNVMKAQKENENADPPPPGDESFGGNSITATVPYNSTQNSNIIATTQASSGGNVINTLITQKKTTSMAKPKWHPPWKLYRVISGHLGWVRCCAVEPGNEWFATGSADRVIKIWDLASGKLKVSLTGHISSVRGLAFSQRHPYLFSCGEDRQVKCWDLEYNKVIRHYHGHLSAVYSMALHPSIDVLVTAGRDSTARVWDMRTKANVHTLVGHTNTIASVICQTAEPQIVTGSHDCTIRLWDLATGKSKATLTNHKKSVRAVTFHPSLYMFASASPDNIKQWKCPEGKFIQNLSGHNAIVNCLAVNADGVLVSGADNGTMHLWDWRTGYNFQRLQAPVQPGSMDSEAGVFSITFDMSGTRMITTEADKTIKVYKEDDTATEETHPVNWRPDIIKRRKY encoded by the exons atg GACGTACAAAAGCATTCTGTGCATACTCTAGTATTCCGATCTTTAAAAAGAACGCACGATATGTTCTTATTAAATCAAGGTACTTTACCACCTGTGGATCTTAATTT ACAAAAGATGAAAAAAACCATAAAAGCAAAGGACTCTTATGGTCCTGTATTGGAACGTGTCAAGAATAACAATGTGATGAAAGCacagaaagaaaatgaaaatgcaGATCCTCCTCCACCAGGCG ATGAATCTTTTGGAGGAAATAGTATTACTGCTACTGTACCTTATAATAGCACacaaaatagtaatataatagcaACAACACAAGCAAGTTCTGGAGGAAATGTAATAAATACTCTTATAACACAAAAAAAGACAACTTCTATGGCAAAACCAAAATGGCATCCGCCATGGAAATTATACAGAGTTATTAGTGGCCACCTTGGTTGGGTTAGGTGTTGTGCCGTTGAACCAGGAAATGAATGGTTTGCTACTGGTTCAGCAGATAGAGTAATTAAA atatGGGATCTTGCAAGTGGTAAATTGAAAGTTTCTTTGACTGGTCACATAAGTAGTGTCCGTGGACTTGCATTTTCTCAGCGTCATCCGTACCTATTTTCCTGTGGAGAGGATCGACAAGTAAAGTGTTGGGATCTTGAATACAACAAG GTTATAAGACACTATCATGGTCATTTATCAGCTGTATATTCAATGGCACTCCATCCTAGTATAGATGTATTAGTAACTGCAGGTAGAGATTCTACTGCAAGAGTATGGGATATGCGTACCAAGGCAAATGTACACACCCTTGTTGGTCATACTAATACAATTGCTAGTGTAATTTGTCAAACAGCTGAGCCACAG ATTGTCACTGGAAGTCATGATTGCACAATAAGGTTATGGGATCTAGCTACAGGAAAATCTAAAGCAACTTTAACAAATCACAAAAAGAGTGTGAGAGCTGTGACTTTCCATCCATCttt GTACATGTTTGCATCAGCATCTCCAGATAATATTAAACAGTGGAAATGTCCAGAAGGcaaatttattcaaaacttATCAGGTCATAATGCCATAGTTAATTGCTTGGCTGTTAATGCTGATGGTGTTTTAGTTTCTGGAGCAGATAATGGTACAATGCATCTGTGGGATTGGAGGACAGG ATATAATTTTCAACGATTACAAGCACCAGTTCAACCTGGTTCAATGGATAGTGAAGCTGGAGTATTTAGTATTACATTTGACATGTCTGGCACACGAATGATTACAACAGAAGCAGATAAAACAATCAAAGTGTATAAAGAAGATGATACTGCT aCGGAGGAAACGCATCCTGTAAATTGGAGACCAGATATAATAAAACGAAGGAAATATTAA
- the sotv gene encoding exostosin glycosyltransferase sotv, giving the protein MVFPTKIAHKANRISNHYYNVFVIYLLMFTLFIILIATYIFTFESTQKHSVYNAIVFNDLNSLPVHTIDADSPTADATNSSCTYFSCFNVYRCGSQGNKLLVYIYPPKIYVDALERPVTSQMSKEFYQILFTIISSKFYTPNPYEACIFIPSLDTLNQNRLKLQEVSQALKSLPFWNNGENHVVFNMVSGSVPDYNTVIDVSVGKAMIAGAGMSSLTYRSGFDISLPVYSPLTNNFKPNISDTRLWLAISSQININSAFEQDLLEIKSLSPKDILILGPCLQYSSMNSTIRCAGIDVYKYPDVLQTATFCLVIRGARLGQSTLLECMATGSIPVIIADSLAMPFHDVIDWTRAAIFIREVDILSVISVLKKVSPKRITELQKQGAWLYEKYFKSMEKITETTLEILADRVFPHLARDYTFWNVSPRKDITSPLFLPITAPKTRGFTAVILTYDRLELLFLLINKLVKVPSLSKVLVIWNNQHKDPPHSSRWPKLNKPLKVIQTKENKLSNRFYPYDEIETEAVLSIDDDIIMLTADEVEFAYEVWREFPDRIVGFPSRIHIWDNGTSCWKYESEWTNSISMVLTGAAFHHKYWNYMYTTAMPGDIKEWVDDHMNCEDIAMNFLVANITKKAPIKVTPKKKFRCPECTNTEMLSADLAHMVERTQCINKFSSIYGSMPLQSVEFRADPVLFKDIFPEKLKRFNDIGSL; this is encoded by the exons ATGGTATTTCCAACAAAAATAGCGCATAAAGCAAATAGAATTTCCAATCATTATTATAAtgtttttgtaatatatttattaatgtttacattatttattattttgattgcaACATATATCTTTACATTTGAAAGTACACAGAAGCATTCAGTATATAATGCTATTGTTTTTAACGATTTGAATTCTTTACCTGTACATACAATAGATGCAGATTCTCCAACGGCAGATGCCACAAATTCATCTTGTACATATTTTAGTTGTTTTAATGTTTATCGCTGTGGTAGTCAAGGAAATAAGCTTTTAGTGTACATTTATCCGCCAAAAATCTATGTAGATGCTTTAGAAAGACCTGTTACAAGTCAAATGTCAAAAGAATTTTATCAGATTTTATTTACTATAATTTCAAGTAAATTTTATACACCAAATCCATATGAAGCATGTATTTTTATACCATCACTTGATACATTGAATCAAAATAGATTAAAATTACAAGAAGTTTCACAAGCTTTGAAATCATTACCATT CTGGAATAATGGAGAAAACCATGTTGTATTTAATATGGTATCTGGAAGTGTGCCTGATTATAACACAGTCATTGATGTATCAGTTGGAAAAGCAATGATTGCAGGAGCTGGAATGTCATCGTTAACATATAGATCAGGTTTTGATATCAGTTTACCAGTATACAGCcctttaacaaataattttaaaccaAATATTAGTGATACAAG ATTGTGGTTAGCTATTTCAtctcaaattaatattaactctgCTTTTGAGCaagatttattagaaattaaatcCCTATCACCAAAGGATATATTAATATTAGGACCATGTTTACAGTATAGTTCTATGAATAGTACAATTCGATGTGCAGGAATAGATGTTTATAAATATCCTGATGTACTTCAA ACAGCAACATTTTGTTTAGTAATTCGGGGTGCAAGACTTGGGCAAAGTACACTTTTAGAATGTATGGCTACAGGTTCTATACCTGTAATTATAGCTGATTCTCTTGCAATGCCCTTTCATGATGTAATTGATTGGACTAG agCTGCTATATTTATACGGGAAGTAGATATTTTATCTGTAATATCTGTATTAAAGAAGGTATCACCAAAACGAATTACAGAACTTCAAAAACAGGGTGCATGgctttatgaaaaatattttaaatctatGGAAAAAATTACAGAAACAACATTAGAAATACTTGCAGATCGTGTATTTCCACATTTAGCTAGAGATTACACTTTCTGGAATGTGTCACCTCGTAAG GATATTACATCTCCTCTTTTCTTACCTATTACCGCACCAAAAACTCGAGGATTTACTGCGGTAATTTTAACATATGATAGATtagaattattatttcttttaattaataagCTTGTTAAAGTACCAAGCTTAAGTAAAGTTCTAGTAATTTGGAATAATCAACATAAAGATCCACCACATT CATCTAGGTggccaaaattaaataaaccatTAAAAGTTAtacaaacaaaagaaaataaattatctaaCAGATTTTATCCATATGATGAAATTGAGACTGAAGCAGTTTTGTCAATAGATGATGACATTATTATGTTAACTGCAGACGAAGTAGAATTTGCCTATGAG GTTTGGAGAGAATTTCCCGATCGAATAGTTGGTTTTCCATCTCGAATTCACATCTGGGATAATGGTACAAGTTGTTGGAAGTATGAAAGTGAATGGACTAATAGTATTTCGATGGTCCTAACTGGAGCTGCATTTCATCATAAA tattggaattatatgtatactacCGCCATGCCAGGTGATATCAAAGAATGGGTTGATGATCACATGAATTGTGAAGACATTGCCATGAATTTTTTAGTAGCAAACATTACGAAAAAAGCACCGATAAAA GTAACACCAAAGAAGAAATTTCGATGTCCAGAGTGTACAAATACTGAAATGCTTTCAGCGGATCTAGCACATATGGTGGAACGTACACAatgcataaataaattttcttcaatttatgGGTCAATGCCATTACAGTCAGTTGAATTTCGAGCAGATCCTGTTTTATTCAAAGATATATTTCCTGAAAAACTCAAAAGATTTAATGATATTGGAAGCTTATAA
- the Tasp1 gene encoding taspase 1, translated as MANTNQGFIAVHVGAGRHSETLKEQYQKLCRQACKAGIHNLKNGGSSLDAAVETVIILENSPLTNAGFGSNLTLEGTVECDASVMDGTTLQFGAVGAVSGIKNPILLAKRLCEHQAVKIAYGRIPPSFLVGSGAHIWAQEMGIQTVPPEQLISTKAQKMYKHYKRKIENSDTETYKYTKRRMDTVGAVCVDKEGNIAAACSSGGIILKYPGRVGQAGMWGGGIWACKDKYAVGTSTSGCGEHLVRTSLARTAAEAISDSSCPTLGLHRAMNVDFIDSKFLRGLDQKLGGVIAIRYAAEEGLGDFLWSYSTNSMIIGYMNSCEQAATSHMAVLSADEVGKKAIVEGICFKIR; from the exons ATGGCTAATACTAATCAGGGGTTCATCGCTGTTCATGTTG GAGCAGGGCGACATTCAGAAACCCTAAAAGAACAATATCAGAAATTATGCCGTCAAGCATGTAAAGCA GGTATTCATAATCTAAAAAATGGTGGTAGTTCATTGGATGCTGCAGTGGAAACAGTAATTATATTAGAAAATTCTCCTTTAACTAATGCTGGATTTGGTTCCAATCTAACATTGGAAGGAACAGTGGAATGTGATGCCAGTGTTATGGATGGTACTACATTGCAATTTGGAGCAGTTGGTGCAGTTAGTGGAATAAAAAATCCTATTTTATTGGCAAAACGACTCTGTGAACATCAAGCAGTTAAAATTGCATATGGTAGAATTCCACCAAG TTTCTTAGTTGGAAGTGGAGCACATATTTGGGCACAGGAAATGGGAATACAAACTGTACCTCCAGAACAATTAATATCTA CGAAAGCACagaaaatgtataaacattacaaaagaaaaatagaGAATTCTGACACAGAAACTTATAAG TACACTAAAAGAAGAATGGATACAGTTGGTGCTGTATGTGTTGATAAAGAAGGAAATATTGCTGCAGCTTGTTCTAGCGGTggcataattttaaaatatcctgGGAGAGTAGGCCAG gcTGGGATGTGGGGAGGTGGTATATGGGCATGTAAAGATAAATATGCCGTAGGAACAAGTACATCAGGTTGTGGAGAACACCTTGTTCGCACTTCACTTGCACGGACAGCTGCTGAAGCTATATCCGATAGTTCATGTCCAACTCTTGGCTTACATCGTGCTATGAACGTTGATTTTATCG ATTCAAAGTTTTTACGCGGACTTGATCAAAAACTTGGCGGTGTTATTGCTATCCGATATGCAGCTGAAGAAGGATTAGGAGATTTTCTCTGGAGTTATTCAACTAATTCTATGATAATAGGTTACATGAATTCATGTGAACAGGCAGCAACG AGTCACATGGCTGTTCTGTCAGCTGATGAAGTTGGTAAAAAAGCAATTGTTGAAGGAATTTGTTTCAAAATCAGATAA
- the TBCB gene encoding tubulin-binding cofactor B — protein sequence MTTYTVITPEFINLCITSSSRNSCCVERRFQKGITIDEFKGKLELLTGGNPATMKIEVYDKNDKLICKLDDGQRLLGSYPIDDGMKIFVIDNFSRTEENLNNIEKFEISEEEYAKRTDTVKAFLEKNKLGKYNEEEMKRKAEEKKQEEEAEAAAAQACKIGDRCEVTVPNQPKRRATIMYVGKTDFKEGWWIGVKYDEPLGKNDGTVNGKKYFECLPKYGGFVKPMHVKVGNFPEEEFDLDEEL from the exons ATGACTACTTATACCGTAATAACGCCGGAGTTTATCAATTTATGTATTACCAGTTCTAGTCGAAATTCATGTTGCGTAGAACGCAGATTTCAAAAAGGAATAACAATCGATGAATTTAAg ggaaaattggaattgttaACTGGTGGTAATCCTGCAACAATGAAGATTGAAGTGTATGATAAAAATGACaaactaatttgtaaattagatgATGGTCAACGTCTTTTAGGATCATACCCTATCGATGAtggaatgaaaatattt GTAATAGACAATTTTTCTCGTACTgaggaaaatttaaataatattgaaaaatttgaaatatctgaaGAAGAATATGCTAAACGAACAG aTACAGTAAAAGCATTTttggaaaaaaataaattaggaaaatacaatgaagaagaaatgaaaagaaaagcaGAAGAAAAGAAACAAGAAGAAGAGGCAGAAGCAGCAGCTGCCCAGGCATGCAAAATTGGTGATCGATGTGAAGTTACTGTTCCAAATCAACCAAAACGTAGAGCTACCATTATGTATGTTG GTAAAACTGATTTTAAAGAAGGTTGGTGGATAGGGGTAAAATATGATGAACCACTTGGCAAAAATGATGGAAC agtTAATgggaaaaaatattttgagtGTTTACCAAAATATGGTGGATTTGTGAAACCAATGCATGTGAAAGTAGGAAACTTTCCAGAAGAAGAATTTGATTTGGACGAGGAACTATAA